Proteins from a genomic interval of Streptomyces fodineus:
- a CDS encoding IS256 family transposase, translated as MTAPDSLPLHALTEDNLAAASPDLLRAMVKTFADALMSAEADALCNAEYGQVSDERVNHRNGYRPREWDTRAGTVELAIPKLRSGSYFPHWLLERRRRAEQALISVVATAYLLGVSTRRVEKLAESLGVTQLSKSQVSAMAKHLDEQVTAFRNRPLDAGPYAFVWVDALTQKVREGGRIINVHALIAVGVNADGHREILGLDVATAEDGAGWLAFLRSLIARGLSGVQLVISDAHMGLVNAIGATLPGASWQRCRTHYARALLSQVPKSAQPWVATLLRTVFEQPDTDAVQAQMRHVLDALEAKFPKAAAHLDAAQGDVLAFTAFPREIWRQIWSNNPQERLNKEIRRRTDVVGIFPDRTALIRLVGAVLAEQNDEWTEARRYMGLDLLAKARLHPIESEIDDTVLPTELTA; from the coding sequence ATGACCGCACCCGACAGTCTGCCCCTGCACGCCCTCACGGAAGACAATCTCGCCGCGGCGAGTCCCGATCTGCTGCGCGCGATGGTCAAGACGTTCGCCGACGCACTCATGTCCGCGGAGGCGGACGCCCTCTGCAACGCCGAATACGGCCAGGTCAGCGACGAGAGAGTCAACCACCGCAACGGATACCGCCCGCGTGAGTGGGACACCCGGGCGGGCACCGTCGAGCTCGCCATCCCCAAGCTCAGGTCCGGGAGTTACTTCCCGCACTGGCTGCTGGAACGCAGGCGGCGGGCCGAGCAGGCCCTCATCAGCGTGGTCGCCACCGCCTACCTGCTGGGCGTCTCCACCCGCCGAGTCGAGAAGCTCGCCGAGTCCCTGGGCGTCACCCAGCTGTCGAAGTCCCAGGTCAGCGCGATGGCCAAGCACCTGGACGAACAAGTCACAGCCTTCCGTAACCGTCCCCTGGATGCCGGACCCTACGCGTTCGTATGGGTCGACGCGCTGACGCAGAAGGTCCGCGAAGGCGGCCGGATCATCAACGTCCACGCGCTGATCGCAGTCGGCGTCAACGCCGACGGGCACCGCGAGATCCTCGGCCTGGACGTGGCCACAGCCGAGGACGGCGCCGGCTGGCTGGCCTTCCTGCGCTCGCTGATCGCCCGCGGCTTGTCCGGCGTCCAGCTGGTCATCTCCGACGCGCACATGGGCCTGGTCAACGCGATCGGCGCCACCCTGCCCGGCGCGAGCTGGCAGCGATGTCGTACTCACTACGCCCGCGCACTGCTGAGCCAGGTGCCCAAGTCGGCCCAGCCATGGGTCGCAACATTGCTGCGGACCGTTTTCGAACAGCCCGACACCGACGCCGTCCAGGCCCAGATGCGGCACGTCCTCGACGCCCTGGAAGCCAAGTTCCCCAAGGCCGCAGCGCACTTGGACGCCGCTCAGGGCGATGTCCTGGCGTTCACCGCGTTCCCGCGCGAGATCTGGCGGCAGATCTGGTCGAACAACCCGCAGGAACGGCTGAACAAGGAGATCCGCCGCCGCACCGACGTGGTCGGCATCTTCCCCGACCGCACCGCCCTGATCCGCCTGGTCGGCGCGGTCCTGGCCGAGCAGAACGACGAGTGGACCGAGGCCCGCCGCTACATGGGCCTCGACCTGCTCGCCAAGGCCCGCCTCCACCCGATCGAGTCAGAAATCGACGACACCGTCCTCCCGACCGAACTCACCGCATAG
- a CDS encoding alpha/beta fold hydrolase, translating to MAEIVLVPGFWLGAWAWEEVTPELRAAGHDVYPLTLTGLADRAAEATPDVDVYTHVDDIVRLIDDNDLRDVVLVGHSGANLPVTGAADRIPERIARIVYVDAGPLPGGMAVIDFNKPQTQEEWRKQVAEQGDGWQLPVPAFDPAADPANLAGITNEQLVRIGHVRGSGVSTATR from the coding sequence ATGGCAGAGATCGTTCTGGTTCCCGGGTTCTGGCTCGGAGCGTGGGCATGGGAAGAAGTGACACCGGAGCTGAGGGCAGCGGGACATGACGTCTACCCACTCACGCTGACCGGACTGGCCGACCGGGCAGCCGAGGCCACCCCCGATGTGGACGTCTACACACACGTAGATGACATCGTCCGTCTCATCGACGACAACGATCTGAGGGATGTAGTGCTGGTCGGGCACAGCGGAGCAAACCTGCCGGTTACGGGTGCCGCAGACCGGATCCCGGAGCGGATCGCACGGATCGTATATGTGGACGCCGGACCATTGCCCGGCGGCATGGCTGTGATCGACTTCAACAAGCCCCAGACGCAGGAGGAGTGGCGCAAGCAGGTCGCGGAACAGGGAGACGGCTGGCAGTTGCCAGTACCGGCGTTCGACCCGGCAGCGGACCCGGCCAACTTGGCGGGAATCACCAACGAACAACTCGTCCGCATAGGTCACGTCCGCGGGAGTGGTGTATCAACGGCCACTCGGTGA